Proteins encoded within one genomic window of Zavarzinella sp.:
- a CDS encoding carboxypeptidase-like regulatory domain-containing protein: MNRTLLNTCCLLAFCFLLGCSGSSNSNKLTGKITMDGSPLANATIELIPLGTTEGVGAFGNSDENGVFYLTTKQGKDDIPPGEYKVTVSRLLNPDGSLPDPNVPPIESQAKETIPAHYLDPEKTRLRLTITPEKKQYEIALEKVKK; encoded by the coding sequence ATGAACAGGACTTTATTAAACACCTGTTGTCTGCTGGCATTCTGTTTCCTGCTTGGTTGCAGTGGATCGAGCAACAGCAACAAGTTAACAGGCAAAATAACAATGGATGGCAGCCCGCTGGCGAATGCCACCATTGAACTAATTCCTTTGGGCACCACAGAAGGTGTGGGTGCATTTGGTAACAGCGATGAAAATGGCGTTTTCTACCTGACAACCAAACAGGGAAAGGATGATATCCCACCTGGCGAGTACAAAGTGACGGTAAGCCGATTATTAAATCCGGATGGCAGCCTGCCAGACCCAAATGTCCCACCAATTGAATCGCAGGCAAAAGAAACGATTCCAGCACACTACCTTGATCCGGAAAAAACCAGACTGAGATTGACGATTACGCCTGAGAAAAAACAGTACGAGATTGCGCTGGAAAAAGTGAAGAAGTAA
- a CDS encoding DUF1559 domain-containing protein gives MLRTVNSSHSSRGGYTFVKVLLIIAIFVMLIGLLLPSVRRVREPAERSKCMNNLKQLMFAQHFYSDRPDGMNNGEAGAIPSSFPTGCMRPGVVPEDRLSWLVALLPYLEQDHLHKQFDFNKGWHGNLRPGSTVLTTLLCPTAKAKAPNDRVTHYVAMAGIGNDAALQPAGTPGNGFMGYDRLTNYTLMKDGSSNTIALMETNFNPGPWARGGNSTVRGFDPATVIMAAEHQSFGIHTGVIQVAMVDASTRAIKTSIDPKVLAAAITIAGNESENLD, from the coding sequence ATGTTACGCACTGTCAATTCATCGCACTCTTCCCGCGGCGGATATACCTTCGTCAAAGTCCTGTTGATCATTGCCATTTTCGTCATGCTGATTGGGCTACTATTACCCTCAGTGCGAAGAGTGCGAGAACCTGCTGAACGCTCAAAGTGCATGAATAATTTGAAACAGCTGATGTTTGCACAACATTTTTACAGCGACAGACCAGACGGAATGAACAATGGTGAGGCTGGTGCGATTCCTTCATCCTTTCCCACTGGGTGTATGCGGCCAGGAGTTGTTCCAGAAGATCGACTCAGTTGGCTGGTTGCGTTGTTACCCTATCTGGAACAGGATCACCTGCATAAGCAATTCGACTTTAATAAAGGGTGGCATGGAAATTTGCGTCCCGGTTCCACGGTCCTAACGACGCTTCTTTGCCCCACGGCAAAGGCGAAGGCACCCAATGATAGGGTGACACACTATGTCGCCATGGCCGGGATTGGGAACGACGCTGCACTTCAACCCGCAGGCACCCCTGGTAATGGCTTTATGGGCTACGACCGACTCACCAATTATACGCTGATGAAAGATGGCTCATCCAATACGATTGCGTTAATGGAAACAAACTTCAATCCTGGGCCTTGGGCACGTGGCGGCAATTCCACTGTTCGTGGATTTGACCCAGCCACTGTTATAATGGCTGCCGAGCATCAATCATTCGGTATCCATACGGGTGTGATTCAAGTGGCAATGGTAGACGCTTCGACTCGAGCCATCAAGACATCAATTGATCCAAAAGTTCTGGCTGCTGCCATCACCATCGCTGGGAATGAATCGGAAAATCTGGATTGA
- a CDS encoding DUF1559 domain-containing protein, producing the protein MRPVHYRHRYGFTLIELLVVIAIIAILIGLLLPAVQKVREAANRSSCMNNLKQLGLALHNYESANGRFPYAGRGYGWCVDGAAPYNGDTEVYNENGLVRLLPYIEQENLFNSLNINQAMSPQKTGYCCSYVGNTTGTLLGDPTTNGNAARMNQAIKTLSCPSDSGDPLNGASAAYGAGGSFAGRKTNYDFITRATLTCNHWRGVASNTRPMFGENSNTTMASVTDGLSNTVAMGETTYNVYNGRTASWGYRGWVMTGIDLNAGINVWYYNATIPVIRGRLGSWGRAGSLHTGGANFVFGDGSVRFVRESTPTATLLNMMYMADGNTYTLD; encoded by the coding sequence ATGCGTCCAGTTCATTATCGGCATCGGTACGGGTTTACCCTGATCGAATTACTTGTTGTCATCGCAATTATTGCAATTCTGATTGGTTTGCTGCTTCCGGCGGTACAAAAAGTGCGGGAAGCTGCCAATCGATCGTCCTGCATGAACAATTTGAAACAATTGGGGCTGGCACTGCACAATTATGAAAGCGCCAACGGTCGGTTCCCTTACGCGGGGCGTGGCTATGGCTGGTGCGTCGATGGAGCGGCACCGTATAACGGGGACACCGAAGTTTACAACGAAAACGGTTTAGTTCGTTTGTTGCCTTATATCGAACAGGAAAACCTGTTTAACAGTCTGAACATCAACCAGGCAATGAGCCCACAGAAGACAGGCTATTGCTGCAGTTATGTGGGAAATACCACAGGAACATTACTGGGAGACCCCACCACCAATGGCAATGCAGCACGGATGAATCAGGCTATTAAGACACTCTCATGCCCATCTGATAGTGGCGATCCGCTGAATGGTGCCAGTGCCGCCTATGGTGCAGGTGGGTCTTTTGCGGGCCGAAAAACTAATTACGATTTCATTACCCGTGCCACCCTGACCTGCAACCACTGGCGTGGGGTTGCGTCGAACACGCGGCCGATGTTTGGAGAAAACAGCAATACCACAATGGCCTCGGTTACTGATGGACTCAGCAATACTGTTGCGATGGGCGAAACCACCTACAACGTGTACAACGGCCGCACCGCCAGTTGGGGATATCGCGGGTGGGTAATGACTGGAATCGATCTCAATGCAGGGATCAACGTCTGGTACTACAACGCCACCATTCCTGTCATTCGTGGGCGGCTTGGCAGTTGGGGGCGGGCAGGTAGTCTGCACACGGGCGGTGCTAACTTTGTTTTTGGCGATGGTTCTGTCCGCTTTGTCCGTGAAAGCACTCCCACCGCCACCTTGTTGAACATGATGTATATGGCAGATGGCAACACCTACACCCTGGATTAA